A window from Chelmon rostratus isolate fCheRos1 chromosome 13, fCheRos1.pri, whole genome shotgun sequence encodes these proteins:
- the sumo3b gene encoding small ubiquitin-related modifier 3, with product MSEEKPKEGVKTENDHINLKVAGQDGSVVQFKIKRHTPLSKLMKAYCERQGLSIRQIRFRFDGQPINETDTPAQLEMEDEDTIDVFQQQTGGVCS from the exons ATGTCCGAAGAAAAGCCAAAG GAAGGAGTGAAGACGGAGAACGACCACATTAACCTCAAGGTAGCTGGTCAGGATGGGTCAGTTGTACAGTTCAAAATCAAAAGGCATACTCCACTCAGCAAACTAATGAAGGCATACTGCGAAAGACAG GGACTGTCAATTCGTCAGATAAGGTTTAGGTTTGATGGACAGCCAATTAATGaaacagacacacctgcacag ctggagatggaggatgaggacaCTATTGATGTATTTCAACAACAGACAGGAGGAGTCTGTTCTTAA
- the pttg1ipb gene encoding PTTG1 interacting protein b yields the protein MSGVRRASAAVSALIFCGVVLRADAQTPSPAPNPCALRSNTSCAECLQNVACLWCAPTKQCLDYPVGNILPPSNVCPLNDARWGVCWVNFQVLIITMSVLAGIIIIAILVCCCCCCKCERFGNKREDAKVERQTRMRKARQKERRTEMQLRHDEIRQKYGLAKDNPYARMDNH from the exons ATGTCCGGAGTTCGCAGAGCTTCAGCCGCGGTGTCCGCCTTGATTTTCTGCGGAGTTGTTTTGAGAGCAGATGCGCAgactccttctccagctccgA ATCCTTGTGCCTTGAGATCCAACACCAGCTGTGCTGAATGCCTGCAGAATGTGGCA tgcTTGTGGTGCGCACCAACCAAACAATGCCTCGACTACCCTGTAGGAAACATCCTGCCCCCCAGCAATGTGTGTCCATTGAATGATGCGCGGTGGGGGGTATGTTGGG TCAACTTCCAGGTTCTGATCATCACCATGTCAGTGCTGgctggcatcatcatcatcgccatcctcgtttgctgctgctgctgctgcaagtgTGAACGATTTGG GAACAAGAGGGAAGATGCAAAGGTGGAGCGACAAACCCGCATGAGGAAGGCCCGTCAGAAAGAGAG gagaacagaaatGCAACTGAGACATGATGAAATCAGGCAGAAATACG GTCTGGCAAAGGATAATCCATACGCCCGTATGGACAATCATTAA